In Dunckerocampus dactyliophorus isolate RoL2022-P2 chromosome 21, RoL_Ddac_1.1, whole genome shotgun sequence, the sequence taactcacgagcgcttgacgaagactcaagtttcactgactcacgtggGCACAATAAAGACTCTAGTTTCACTggctcacgggtgcttgacgaagactccAGTTTGACTGACTCACAAATGCTCGATGAGGTCTCGaggttcactgactcacaggtgctcgacaaagacttgagtttcacagaCGCACAGGGTCTCGAcgaagactccagtttcactgactcacaagtgctCGATGAGgtctcgagtttcactgactcacaggtgctcgacaaagactccagtttcacagACTTACGTGACAAAGACTCGAATACCCGATTAACTTCAATGggtgactcataagaactccAGCCAGTTAAAGGAAGTTTCCCATCCCTGCCATACAGTCAAGTTGCCCCCGCCCCCATAATTTGTGTGGGCTCACCATCACCTCTTGAGGTACAAAGTGGTATTACAAGATGACTACTGCTGCAGCTGACTTATTCAGGTGATTTCTTCCACGTCAACGTGTCTTTCAGTGACATCACTAATAAATAACCCAGTGAACAAACATTTGGATCAGGGTTGGATTACGGCGTTGCTGGGGGGAGGGAGTGGGGATCGAATCCATGCTGGTGGTGTGATCCTCGGGACGTCCGAgtctacaaaaaaatgtgtattgagGGTGAAGGACATGGTGAAGgggacacaaaaaaacaaaggttGGGGGGTTTCATGCTGGGTTTGTTTATTAGTCATACAGGAAGTGGTAGGCAGTCCGCACATGAACGTGACAAATAGGCACAAAGACGAGTGATGATGAAGGTCATCGCCATCGCCATGGTGACCTTCACTTTGGACAGGGATGATCACATGAAGTCATGTTTACTCCATTTTCATTCAAGATTGGCTCCTTCAAATGCATACATTTGATATTTACACGTGTGAAAAAGAGTCTGCTGTCATATATCGTATGACTCGCATATTGTTTTATGTCACGCTTATTCATGAGTGAGCATTGCGAACAGCAAATGCAGGTGAGGTTTCTTATGTTTGAATGCAGAAAGTTCGCATGAAGTGCGACCAGTGGTGAGCAGTGAAGTGGTCATTCTTTGTAGAAAATGAGAGAAACATGAAGAAgagctgctgtgcattttgaaAAGACCAAGCTAACAAAATCATTGCAAGTCAAACAAGTCCTCATCATccaaacatttgaaaacacCTTGATGTCACTGATGTCTTTTGCAGTTTCTAATGAATGTCTTTTAATTTGAAAGGACTGTATGCAACTCGctccaaatgacaaaaaaatatgtataatataccATAGCGAGAATATGCTATCAATAGTAGTTTAAAAGGACAGCTATACATTGAATTCTAGCTAAGGTTAGTagttaaactttgccaaattgctgtcATTAGCATTGGTGCAGAATTGGATCAAAATGCAGACAGAGCAATTCATTTCGACTTTTTGCTGTACAGACTACTTGCATCAGGCTACATGGATGTAGAGACACCGACAGGACTGAGGTGGAACAGGATGGCTTGTGTTTGGGATTGTTGTGCCTTGGAGGAGGTTCTACTGTTTTAGTGTTAAGTTTAGTCATATTCTTCacaaaacacatcaacaaaaccttttttttttccgtaCATTTTGagcaatggcttattttttcttgCCACCCGCCTCTTCGGGGATGAAGACACTTACGGTGAAGTCCGCGCTCTCCGTGCCGTACTTGTTCTTCACCAGGATGCTGTACTTGCCCGTGTCCGACGTGTTCACCGCCGTGACGGTAAAGCTGGCGAACTTGCCCGACTCGAACTTGAGGATGCAGTGCTCGTCCGACGTCAGCCCCTTCTCGTTCTTCAGCCAAGTCACCTCCGGCACAGGGTCGCCCGAAATATTGCAGGTGAGATTGAGGGCCTGACGGGAGCCGACACCACATTTAAACACCAACTACAGTCTACAATGGAATGAAAAAGAGTGATAGATTTGTTCGTCCGCTACCTTGCCCTCCTGGATGGTGACCACGTCTGGAAGGCCTCCTGCCACTCGAGCACGGtctaaatgaaacaaacaaattcAGTCTTTTGGCTTTAACTCCCAGAACAACAATTTTTTAGGACATCCTTTCGCAACGCTAGCTATTCAGCCCTTAGTAGCAACTTAGCTTGTCACCTACAATGTCCCATGTAGTTTCAGAGGAGCTAAGAAACTGGGAGGATGGGTGCTCCAAGCACAGACCCACTGTTCACCGCAAGCCTGATCCGTCTACTTGTGGAACGCATCCGAATACACAATGCCTTGCCAAATATCTATGTCCACCCACTCAATGCAATCaatatacactaccagtcattgttaattgtcttttttcttgccatttttgtagcaacaaatgactttctacagtacaatgctgttcaactgatgttcacgagggtatagtaccacagcgttttccaaacactgtttttatgcagacaaagGAGGTATTAAGTACTCCAGAATGTGGAACACCTgtaattagttgcaccaactgccaaggcttgatcaacctccatttctgcagaacagctttaaattgttgacccattttgagGTCCCTGAAACAgccctttttgtataattttgaaatatacaggtttttttcaagttattcattggacttgaacaacttttggggtgttctaaaacttttgactggtagtgtatatatttttgaattcaTCCTTTATTTATACAGGTTTTTTCAAAGACGTTTACACACAGACATGGTAGATGACAATGATTTTGTCAGAACCTTAAATTCACTCACTGTAACAAAGGCTTGAAATCTAAATTGAGAGACGGTAATGCGGTTATGTATTCCAAACACTGGGTGCTGAAAATCTAAATGTTCCTTTGACCCAGTTCAGTTCGAACAAAGTGTCCATAGAGAAAAGATTGTGACTTCCAGATCTCCTTGTTAAGTCCGATGACAAGCAAGAAGGAATGATACCCAGAACTGTTTTATAGATGAAAACATTAAAGTTGCCTAAACCAGTTCGGGACCACAGTTGGTCATGAATCTCAGATGTTGCACAGTATCCAGCGACATGCAtgaaaatggatgaacacaacTTACTTCTTTCTGCAATAGCAGCGGCTCTGAATAAGAGACACAACACATCAATTCGGAGGTTAACACGCAGAAAGACTGACGTGTGATTTTTGTATTCAACGCTTGAGAGAGTAGAGCCGTTCTTAACTCACTTGAGTCTCTTGAATTCTGCAAAAGCATCGTCATACGCTGCAGGGCACAAACACAGTGTGAGAAAAGGATTGCCAGTTCAGTGGCATAGAGAGATGTTCCACTCTTCCCGACCTTGACCCGACAGCTCCACTGTCCGCCTCAGGCCACCCTTGCCGTCACTGAACTCGATGGCGTACTTGCCCATGTCCTTCTCGGTGGGCTCTGTGATCTGCAACCACAGCTGATCGCCCACCACGCCGCTCTTGAGGCGGTCGCAGAAGGCGATGGCCGAATCCCTGTTGGGGCACAGACCGCATTTTACATTTGAATATCGGGCCAGTTAAGATTTATCCTGTTAAAGACATGAATGAGTTCAACCCACTTGTAATGCCATGTGACTGGCAGCAAGTCATTGTAGTAGCTGACAAAGGTGTAGAGGCGAATGCCTTCATCTGTGCTGGTGATCTTCAAAGGTGTGGAAGAGTTAgctgtaaatttaaaaataaacacaacaaaaaactcaAATGGGTTCATTGAGTGCGACAAACTTGGCAAAAGTTAATGTGAAGTCGTTACATCTCACCGATATAGTCGAAAACTTCATTCATCAGGTCTTTGAAACCTTGAAATAAACAATAGGGTATAACATTTAGGGTATTAGGCGAAATTAGCACAGCAAAATCATTAGCATATCCGACcaataatttgttttatttggtttaaaagaattgtaatatttttcaaaattccaAATTAAATGCATAACATTGTTGGCCCggataaaataataacatggcTGTCACACACCGTGACACTCATCGTATAcacgtacagtcgtccctcgccgcttttcgtgaattttgcggcttcactctatcacggtttctcCAAAATAGAGAAATTaatcaatcatgctgttttgtgggagaatacggcctattattagccaaaaaaattgcatattgaagcacattttatgtatttttttgcctaaattaagcattttcaagcataaaaatgtctaaatgaactaaaatacatatatgaggcattcaaaagacgcattgaaagaccgtgtgaatgatatgtggtattctacattggtcactgggtatcagtaatgttactgtaatgttcaatgagaaacacacacaagcaccaggcttaATCGGCGAAAAAAATGgcttttcttgcatgtttgaatTCTCTCACAACAGGGACAATAATCCCTACTAAAAACcctgaataaaaacacaggctactgttgctgcattgctacagcatggatataaagcCCTAAAATGTTGTTAAAGGTTTTTGGAGTTGTTTTAATAGGAGGCGTCATATTACGTGCATGAATTATCTGCCTCTTTTTACTGCTTTtaaatctttagaacgcacagaataGAGAAACGATTTTGGATGATGatgtaaatggcttatttactcttattatgtcaaatatattgggtaatacgagtgtaaaggtgactataggggtgttatttcatgtctagtgggctctaataatgttagaaaccgCCTTTAgaagtaaacaggttttctatgctctaattacatataaataaggaatcttactttgcggaaattcacttatcatggttgggtctggaaccaattaaccgcagtactgtaaaagagggattactgtacatgtctGTAGCAGGtcagcacacacaaaaacagtctCGGAGAAGCTACAGACAATTTGTAGTCAGTAGCAATggcagtgtgtgtgttacatttgcgtactcaaagcaggaagaggcgggatATAATATGAGCTCTAAGTTGGACTATAAAGTTCGTATGGAAATTGTATGTACGAGTGAAGGTGGATGAGCTGACTGCTAGCATCAATCACATACGTCTATTTATTATTACCTCGTTACCTGGCTAGAGCTTCAGCCAGGGCATTTAACTATTGGAAAAATCACTGaatcaaaaaagaaataaacaggCTTTTTACGCCTCAGGATCACCTTGGTCGGTCAGATTTAACGCTGATGTGTCCTTTCCTCTGTCGTCCTTCAAAACAACCTCATACACTCCAGCATCCTTCTTGGAAATCTGTTAAAGAGACAGCCGCCGCAATATGTCAGCGTTAGAGATGTAGAACATCCCTGATGTCATCAAGAAACTACGGGATTTCTATTTGTCAGAAAAGACTAGCTTTTCTCTTCTGTGCTGGGTGCTGCagaaaacacaaagcaaaaaagccagcaagcaagcaaacatGGATTCAAACACTGaatctaaatattaaaaaacagcatTCTCAAGCAGCAAAGACAAGACCAGCAACTGATCCCGACTTTCAGTCTTCTCCGGATTTGGTCTCCGGCAATGTCTGCTGTGTCTGCGGGCGTGTCGCGCTGAAATGGGACACATGTGACAGCAGCCGTGTTAGTCACATTAGCAGCACGGATGGCGTGTCAGTCTGCGGCAGAGACGTTTGACGTCTACACAGGGATGACAGAGGTTGCAGAAAGAAGAGATTATAGGAGGTCCTCGGTCTACATACAAGTTCCTTTCCTACGGCTATGTAAGTTTTAGTGTCAGAACTTACACCTCATTTACACCTGAATGAACAGCTAAGTCACGATAAAtagaacacatgaaagacatcAAATTCAgtcaactccttacttttatccctgtggttgtcttgtacactggaaggggcgttgcaaaggagggagagacagacTTATTGGggggaggaagtctcaataatgaaacCACTACACTGCGCAGTTATctctgtccatttcataggagcatgTACCAGCTTTATTCTTCATGATGGTCGTTTGAGTGGCTTGGACCGTtcagccaatgttgatttcgCTACTTCCTAAACATTTTACCAagtctaatttcactttcctTTCCTTTGACACGCTGCCACCAGAAGAATCCGCCTCATGCATGGGAGACATCATGgaggttaaaggaaaactgcacttttttttttttattttgcccatcattgacaatctttatgtgagacatgaacacgcgtctttctcttttcagtACATTCTAAAGATATTAAAAACAGATTAATGCACCTATTCTGCATATAAAgcagggtctcaaactcgcggaccgcgggccatttgtggcccgccgggtcatattttgcggcccgcgactagacatggaggagtagtgtaaatgctataaaaaatatttatttatttatttaccctgagattcccagccctattcccaaccagaccctatctccagcggcccccagtgaaattgagtttgagacccctgctataaagccttctgaaaaaaaaaaatgccaataaCGATCCATttgcataatgtgacctgcatactAACCAGTGCTTCTAACTGTtggggggggcgtgagaggcaggaaggactttcagtgttagtgcagacctgacaacatgtatgaatttgttgtactcagcataCAATTTgcctcttgaatatgcttgtatgcttcactgctctccgttTTGTTGCATGCCGCtgcatttcattacatttggtTGACTTCCgtttgtacagtacagatacataaatagatattatccgTTTTTAAATAGCATTTCAAATCGAGGGGGTGCGAAAACGTTtcgcatgacagaaaataactgagaaccactgatattaaccaaactacagcgacatggttattattattattaacattgtttcgCCAAATAACTACATTACTAgcggctagcttcaccacacattcgATCACCACACGTCAGCGCCACGCTCACAATGCATCAGGCCATTACCGAAAGCTAACGCTgctattggagctgctgctgtgttattatttttgagtttggaaaagttaatgctatgtgaaatcaatgtgttgATTATATTGTAAGTATTGCATGATgaatgaatgtacctgttacaggtcacagcatgtatattaCACCATAAAacgttggaggtgttttaatagcaggctttttaagcggaataggtgtgtcccattacgtgtattaatgagctgcctctttttatctgtttttatatctttagaacgcacagaataGAGAATGTGTCGTTCATGTCTtatgtaaggattgtggatgaggggcaaaaaaaagttttaaaaagtctttaaaCAATGGATAACTAAACTAAAAGGAATGAAAAAGACCTTGTCCTTCCTCAGGGTAGTGACATGCGACTACGTATTCCTCCATCGCATACATGTAACTAGTTCCCTTTTATATAACATGGAACGCCATAAAACAAGAACCACCTGTaatgtaaatgagaaaaaagagtGACCAAactaaaggtcccctattatgtaaAAATGGCTTTTGTAACAGTTTATGGGCACCACACGTGATAAAAATCGATCCTCTCCCTCAATCGTTTAcgccacttttgagagaagaggcaatCAAATGCTCTCTGTTGAAGTTTTCAAACCTTCATGcacatgataccgcctctgacccgcccctagctagatgagcccggcTCGTGTTTGTGCCCGTAATTAAATGCAGTATGGTTTGCACTCGAAATGATCTGTTAGCATAAGTATTATCtgtatttaattgtattctGGATAAAATAGACTAAATAAGTGAAATTAGATAATTTACCAGCCCTTCTTTTATTGCTGCTTTGCTTCAAAACAAATATGTGAAAGTATTCATGAATCGTTAAACAATAAAGGTTCaaataattgttattttgtcCTCTTCGTACCTGAGCTATTTCCAGTTTGAGCACTCCTTCCGTGAAGCCCAGATGTTCGTCTGCCTTGATCTCCCGTCCATCCTTGTACCACAGTGCCGAGGTCTCCTTCTTTATGTTTCCTACCTTGAATGCAACACAGTGGAGGGTTTTTCTATGACAATATAATAGTTATGTTACAATAACCTAAATAAATAGGTCTCACCTTGCACTTCAGCATAACACAACATTCTGGTGTCACCTCGTAACCCAAATACTCGATAAAGTGAGGACCTGGAAACAGCATGGTTGTCAAAAAAGTAGGCATGGAACTCAAGGAGATTTCAGTGCAAAAGTCAATACAAACACCTTGTTTTCTGAACCATTCTTTCCTCTGGAACTCAGATTCCTTCTGCAGATCCTTGAACACTGTCAACCAAAACACATTGTCACATCTTTGCATGCTTTGCCGCCTGTAGTGTCCACCGGTGACAAAATCTCGAACACCGCTATGCCACACAATCTCTCACAAGGTCGGATTTGAAGCTTCATGTCCGACTGGACCTACCGTCCCCTATCAGTACCAGGCTGGACTGGTTGGTTGCTTTCCCATCTTGCATTTGAAAGGTGAAGGTGCCCTCATCAGCCGGTGTCAGAGACTCCATGATCATCTCAATCACACCGGTGTTCTTGTCAAAGTTCATCTTGTATTTCTGCAACAGGAAGGAGAATCCAAATGTGGAAAGAATGCAAACCGACAAAGGTTTAGCGCCTGTCTCGTTGGCTTACCTCCCCTTGAGACACAAGATTGTCGTTGAAAACGTAATCGACTTTGCCGTTGGCCGAAATCTGGTCGGCCTGCAGCCAAAAGCGAACTCTGCCCTTCTCCAGCATCTCCACGGCCAAATCCGACTTGAGGGGAATAGCTAAAAGATGGGGGAGAGAGACGGCAGGAGAACATGGGAGGGACAACTTAGGCCAGTTTAATgatgtacatttaaaaacagaatagaTGTGGGCTTAGACCAGTTTAACGATGTACAGTTAAAAACAGAATAGATGCAAACTTAGACCAGTGTAAGAACGTGCACTTAAAAACAGAATAgatgtggatttagaccagtttaACGACGTAGACTTAAAAACAGAATAGATGCAAACTTAGACCAGTGTAAGAACATGCACTTAAAAACAGAATAGATGTGGACTTAGGCCAGTTTAACGACGTAGACTTACAAACACAATAGACGTGCTGTGGATGCACTTACTGGGGAACTTGTGATCATGGCTGATCTCCAGCAGCCTCTTCAACTCTGAAAATAAAAGAGTCCaccatgatttttttatttttagaacatgtGTCATAACAGTGATTCTTAACTGGTGGGTGGCGAGTAtttgaatgcacctcgcattcttgtctgtgctacTCGCTTGCTACGTCACCACCAAGTGCGTGTCTAGGCAGAATTGAAAATTTCACGCGATTTGGATCACCGCTTTTGagagttgagaaccactgttttaTAACAACACTTGAGATGTCAACGTAGGCCTTAAAGTTGGTTGATGAAACTTGATCACTTGGTATATTCATTACGATGAAAACACGAAACCCTGCCTGGAGAAACCCACCTTCCTGTGAGATGGTGTAGCTGGATGAAGCGCCGTCAGTGTGAGAGACAAGACACGAATAAATGCCAATGTCTTCCTCTCCAGGACTGCTGAAAGTCACCTTTGACCTGCATAGAATCAACGAGTGAGTGACAATGTAGTGTTCATTAAAGATAATCTCActtcgtcacagacatttactgATGTagccctgtttgtttctgttgttgtgttattgtcacagttgttgttgcagctgttgtccttgtctctgtcttttttgtccccctcttatcaccgcaccccccctcccccccatatGTTTTCCTTTCTGTTCTtatctatcccctcctgctccggtccggccgctccaaataaGCATAATAACAAAGCatccaagtcaaataaattctgtataacaggggaagtgtatctcacactagTAAATctgtaaatctgttgagcatgtGAGGGCATTtaaatctacaattctatctaccttaaaggctggacaggacaggacaggaaaaaaaaaaagataatctCACTTGTTTCCTTTGGTCTCCACAGTCAAGCGCGACGAGTCTGAGATGTCCTCGTAATTCTTGGACCACAGGAATTTGGAGTCGGGGGTCAGGTTGCCGCATTCAAAGTTCAGGGAGATGTTCCCATCATCATCGACATCCACAACTATTTCCTTGGTGCCTAAAACCCAGAGGAGGTGAGTGTGAAGCCAACAAATATGCTCATCAGGACTATTGTCCACCTCCTACCTGGCTTGGTCAGAGCTTGGACCGCCTCTGAGATGTCAGAAGTCTTTCCTACACCGGCTTGGTTCTGAGCTCGCACACGGAATACGTACGTCTCTCCCTCCTTCAGATTCTTCACCTGCAGAACAAAGAAGCTGAATAAGCAAGCATTTGGAACGTGTGAAAGCCGTCACAGAGGGACCACAGCGACCTTGAAGAAGGTATTCTCTGTGGCCTTGGTGTTGATTCCTCTCCAAGCTTCCTCTGGGGCTTCAGCTTCCTTTATATCGATGTAGAAGCCGTTGACAGGATCGCGGCCCTGGTACACCGGTGGTTTCCATAGCAGTGTCATGGAGTCACACCGCACCTCCCTGAGTTCTAGATCATGAGGAGGTCCTACGGTGCGAGAAAAGGTCAAACGTCCGTATGGCCATGAAAAAAAACGATGCTTAGTCAAGTTTTAAAGGCCTAGATCTTCACTGAGGTGCTGTCAGCGGCTAAAAGTGCACCTGGAACAGCAATGGTCCACTCCTCGCACAGGAACGTGTCGCTGGGAAGTGATGGTATGCCGACACCTGCAATGTTGGCTGCTCGAACCTGGAACTGATACTTTCTGTTCTCTTTCAGGTCAGTCACCTACAGACATGAAAAGGGTGGTGCCTTTCTTAGCTTCAACAACTGCATGTGAGACTCAAGAAGACTCACTCTGTAGGCCCGATCGCTGATCGCCCTGATGTTGGCCTCGTGCCACTTGCCCGGCACTCCGTCGATGACGTCACGGTAATCCACAAAGTATCCGGTGATGTCAGCCCCGCCGATGAAGGCCGGCTGTTTCCAGGCCAGCACCATGGAGTC encodes:
- the myom1b gene encoding M-protein, striated muscle isoform X10, whose product is MSGSVPFYQKHHRHYDRGYRYQSGSRYTAGTSSSSSSTRGLDWSSPSGLDKSRLNPLPKRAKPSYLAVDKENHIIGYVVPLFRSSQDFATGYSDAEETRLRNTSSHMERRDLFTSGLEMERSEQVSRKEAMRESAERISLNKTIHEHEEHFKRMNEDSLMHAPEFVIKPRSHTVWEKQCVRLHCTVSGWPDPRVVWYKNNVAIDPLTNAGKYKIESKYSVHSLEINRCDFDDTAQYRVSAMNSKGELSAFASVVVKRFRGEVDECLPAPRHGPVSEYGINFQTHIVDKFGVSFGREGETMSLGCTVIINPPLHRYQPEVHWYRDDVLLSPSKWTHMHWSGDRATLTLTHLNKEDEGLYTLRVTTKSGYETYSAYVFVRDADAEVEGAPGAPLDVGCLDANKDYIIVTWKQPAVDGGNSILGYFVDRCEVGTNHWIQCNDTPVKFARFPVTGLVEGRSYIFRVRAVNKSGMSRPSRVSEPVAAMDPADRARMRGTSAPWTGQIIVTEEEPAEGIVPGRPRALQVTEATKNYVVLSWKPPGEKGLEGVMYYVEKCVSGTDTWQRVNTEIPVKSPRFALFDLAEGNSYCFRVRCCNSAGVGEPSDPTEATTVGDKLDTPAAPSKVVPTRNTATSVVVSWEASHDAQELVGYYIEASIVGSNIWEPCNNKPVNATRFICHGLMTGEKYVFRVRALNAAGLSHFSQESEAVEVKAAIASPAPPFGITVLECVRDSMVLAWKQPAFIGGADITGYFVDYRDVIDGVPGKWHEANIRAISDRAYRVTDLKENRKYQFQVRAANIAGVGIPSLPSDTFLCEEWTIAVPGPPHDLELREVRCDSMTLLWKPPVYQGRDPVNGFYIDIKEAEAPEEAWRGINTKATENTFFKVKNLKEGETYVFRVRAQNQAGVGKTSDISEAVQALTKPGTKEIVVDVDDDGNISLNFECGNLTPDSKFLWSKNYEDISDSSRLTVETKGNKSKVTFSSPGEEDIGIYSCLVSHTDGASSSYTISQEELKRLLEISHDHKFPTIPLKSDLAVEMLEKGRVRFWLQADQISANGKVDYVFNDNLVSQGEKYKMNFDKNTGVIEMIMESLTPADEGTFTFQMQDGKATNQSSLVLIGDVFKDLQKESEFQRKEWFRKQGPHFIEYLGYEVTPECCVMLKCKVGNIKKETSALWYKDGREIKADEHLGFTEGVLKLEIAQISKKDAGVYEVVLKDDRGKDTSALNLTDQGFKDLMNEVFDYIANSSTPLKITSTDEGIRLYTFVSYYNDLLPVTWHYKDSAIAFCDRLKSGVVGDQLWLQITEPTEKDMGKYAIEFSDGKGGLRRTVELSGQAYDDAFAEFKRLKAAAIAERNRARVAGGLPDVVTIQEGKALNLTCNISGDPVPEVTWLKNEKGLTSDEHCILKFESGKFASFTVTAVNTSDTGKYSILVKNKYGTESADFTVSVFIPEEAGGKKK